One Bombus pyrosoma isolate SC7728 linkage group LG11, ASM1482585v1, whole genome shotgun sequence DNA segment encodes these proteins:
- the LOC122573162 gene encoding reactive oxygen species modulator 1, with protein MPAVPGMYQQAPSCWDRIKLGFMIGFCVGMASGVLFGGYSVVRYGLRGRELINNVGKAMIQGGGTFGTFMAIGSGIRC; from the exons ATGCCGGCCGTACCAGGCATGTATCAACAAGCTCCTTCATGCTGGGATAGGATAAAGCTTGGTTTTATGATCGGATTTTGTGTCGGTATGGCATCTGGTGTTCTGTTTGGCGGGTATTCTGTTGTTAG ATATGGACTAAGAGGAAGGGAATTGATAAACAACGTTGGAAAAGCGATGATTCAAGGTGGTGGAACATTCGGAACATTCATGGCCATAGGAAGCGGAATAAGATGCTAG
- the LOC122573160 gene encoding endoplasmic reticulum-Golgi intermediate compartment protein 3 isoform X1 produces the protein MQILRQLDVHPKVREEADILVRTFSGAVVTIISTIIMGILFLSEVNYYLTPTLSEELFVDTSRGSKLRINLDIIVPTISCDVLSIDAMDTTGEQHLQIEHNIFKRRLDLNGKPIEDPQRTDITDTKARSKTTTKTVESTTEKACGDCYGAAGDIIKCCNTCEDVREAYRLKNWAPPALGMIKQCKNDKSVEKMKTAFTQGCQIYGYMEVNRVGGSFHIAPGDSFSVNHVHVHDVKPYTSTQFNMTHKIRHLSFGLNIPGKTNPMDDTTVVAMEGAMMFYHYIKIVPTTYVRADGSTLLTNQFSVTRHARQVSLFSGESGMPGIFFNYELSPLMVKYTEKAKSFGHFATNACAIIGGVFTVAGLIDSLLYHSVRAIQKKIELGKYN, from the exons ATGCAAATATTACGGCAATTAGACGTGCACCCAAAAGTGCGCGAAGAGGCGGATATTCTCGTACGAACCTTCAGTGGTGCCGTTG TGACAATTATTAGTACCATTATCATGGGTATTCTATTTCTATCCgaagtaaattattatcttactCCAACCCTAAGTGAAGAATTGTTTGTAGATACTTCAAGGGGttcaaaattaagaattaatttagatataattGTACCTACAATATCTTGTGATG TTTTATCAATAGATGCAATGGACACGACAGGTGAACAGCATTTACAAATAGagcataatatatttaaaagacgCTTAGACTTAAATGGGAAACCTATAGAAGATCCACAAAGGAcag ACATTACTGACACAAAAGCACGTagcaaaacaacaacaaag ACAGTAGAAAGCACTACTGAGAAAGCATGTGGAGACTGTTATGGAGCTGCTGGTGATATTATCAA aTGTTGTAATACTTGTGAAGATGTAAGGGAAGCCTATAGACTTAAAAATTGGGCACCTCCTGCTCTAGGAATGATAAAGCAGTGTAAAAATGACAAATCAgtagagaaaatgaaaactgCCTTTACTCAAGGGTGTCAAATCTATGGTTATATGGAAGTAAATAGAGTGGGTGGGAGTTTTCACATTGCACCAGGTGACAGCTTCTCTGTAAACCATGTACATG TGCATGATGTCAAACCATACACATCAACGCAATTTAACATGACCCACAAGATTCGCCATTTGAGTTTTGGGCTAAACATCCCAGGAAAGACGAATCCTATGGATGATACCACTGTAGTTGCAATGGAAG GTGCGATGATGTTTTATCATTACATCAAAATTGTACCGACGACCTACGTGCGCGCTGATGGTTCCACGTTATTGACAAATCAATTTTCTGTAACTCGACACGCCAGACAAGTGTCTTTGTTTAGCGGCGAATCTGGAATGCCTGgtatattctttaattatgaattaagTCCACTGATggtaaaatatacagaaaaagCGAAATCGTTTGGTCATTTCGCGACGAATGCATGTGCAATTATCGGTGGCGTATTTACAGTTGCTGGATTAATAGATTCGCTATTATATCACTCTGTCAGAGCAAtacagaaaaagatagaattgggcaaatacaattaa
- the LOC122573160 gene encoding endoplasmic reticulum-Golgi intermediate compartment protein 3 isoform X2 gives MYLLRFQLSLTIISTIIMGILFLSEVNYYLTPTLSEELFVDTSRGSKLRINLDIIVPTISCDVLSIDAMDTTGEQHLQIEHNIFKRRLDLNGKPIEDPQRTDITDTKARSKTTTKTVESTTEKACGDCYGAAGDIIKCCNTCEDVREAYRLKNWAPPALGMIKQCKNDKSVEKMKTAFTQGCQIYGYMEVNRVGGSFHIAPGDSFSVNHVHVHDVKPYTSTQFNMTHKIRHLSFGLNIPGKTNPMDDTTVVAMEGAMMFYHYIKIVPTTYVRADGSTLLTNQFSVTRHARQVSLFSGESGMPGIFFNYELSPLMVKYTEKAKSFGHFATNACAIIGGVFTVAGLIDSLLYHSVRAIQKKIELGKYN, from the exons atgtATTTGTTAAGGTTTCAGCTATCTC TGACAATTATTAGTACCATTATCATGGGTATTCTATTTCTATCCgaagtaaattattatcttactCCAACCCTAAGTGAAGAATTGTTTGTAGATACTTCAAGGGGttcaaaattaagaattaatttagatataattGTACCTACAATATCTTGTGATG TTTTATCAATAGATGCAATGGACACGACAGGTGAACAGCATTTACAAATAGagcataatatatttaaaagacgCTTAGACTTAAATGGGAAACCTATAGAAGATCCACAAAGGAcag ACATTACTGACACAAAAGCACGTagcaaaacaacaacaaag ACAGTAGAAAGCACTACTGAGAAAGCATGTGGAGACTGTTATGGAGCTGCTGGTGATATTATCAA aTGTTGTAATACTTGTGAAGATGTAAGGGAAGCCTATAGACTTAAAAATTGGGCACCTCCTGCTCTAGGAATGATAAAGCAGTGTAAAAATGACAAATCAgtagagaaaatgaaaactgCCTTTACTCAAGGGTGTCAAATCTATGGTTATATGGAAGTAAATAGAGTGGGTGGGAGTTTTCACATTGCACCAGGTGACAGCTTCTCTGTAAACCATGTACATG TGCATGATGTCAAACCATACACATCAACGCAATTTAACATGACCCACAAGATTCGCCATTTGAGTTTTGGGCTAAACATCCCAGGAAAGACGAATCCTATGGATGATACCACTGTAGTTGCAATGGAAG GTGCGATGATGTTTTATCATTACATCAAAATTGTACCGACGACCTACGTGCGCGCTGATGGTTCCACGTTATTGACAAATCAATTTTCTGTAACTCGACACGCCAGACAAGTGTCTTTGTTTAGCGGCGAATCTGGAATGCCTGgtatattctttaattatgaattaagTCCACTGATggtaaaatatacagaaaaagCGAAATCGTTTGGTCATTTCGCGACGAATGCATGTGCAATTATCGGTGGCGTATTTACAGTTGCTGGATTAATAGATTCGCTATTATATCACTCTGTCAGAGCAAtacagaaaaagatagaattgggcaaatacaattaa
- the LOC122573159 gene encoding transcription termination factor 3, mitochondrial isoform X1, with protein MMTSRLYTLLHLKPCNVVEIRNFIFQNVSKSSKLFYCSSADAIKDKVTNINDKKVYLSENIKRDSIGYTEKLTNNAFTKRNEDIENNSSVTKVHNELQQLRGTESLVENIYKVNNTLEDIDEELPGPFDHCDEDLSDIGPNITATYNFAKFANDSNTIQQLVKLGVELYKLEANKEILEMFLKLDFERDMKPYIQFLSDCGVNSENLGFFITRYPKIFKENLDDLHTRIRYLRAHNFNIQMIRRIVNIHPPWLAFKTQEIDNRLGYFQNNFQLNASQTRNLAVKSPKLITYDMKRIRKSTFAVKEEMGFNVPEIHLILLKAPRVLIRARTEVVKTFDYLHNYMELSHTIISQEAQALLCRKSRLERRHRFLVELKRNQYDPTKPLYVSLLNLVRGSDDEFCEKVAKASIQTYNDFLKTF; from the exons atgaTGACTTCACGGTTATATACACTTTTACACTTAAAACCCTGCAATGTCgttgaaattagaaatttcatttttcaaaacgTTTCTAAAAGCTCCAAACTTTTTTATTGCTCTTCAGCTGATGCAATTAAGgataaagtaacaaatattaatgataaaaaagttTACTTATCAGAGAATATTAAACGTGATAGTATAGGTTACACtgagaaattaacaaataatgcatttacaaaaagaaatgaagatatcGAAAACAATAGTAGTGTGACAAAAGTACATAATGAATTGCAACAGTTACGTGGAACTGAATCTTTAGTAGAAAATATCTACAAAGTAAATAATACTTTGGAAGATATAGATGAAGAACTACCAGGACCATTTGATCATTGCGATGAAGATCTGTCTGACATTGGACCTAATATAACAGCAActtataattttgcaaaatttgcaAATGACTCAAATACAATTCAACAATTAGTTAAATTAGGagttgaattatataaattagaagcaaataaagaaatactaGAAATGTTTCTGAAACTTGACTTTGAAAGAGATATGAAACcatacatacaatttttatctgaTTGTGGTGTAAATTCAGAAAATCTTGGATTCTTCATCACCAGATATCCtaagatttttaaagaaaacttGGATGATCTTCATACAAGAATAAGGTATTTGAGAGCTCATAATTTTAACATACAAATGATACGAAGAATAGTAAACATACATCCTCCATGGTTGGCTTTCAAGACACAAGAGATAGATAACAGATTAggttattttcaaaataattttcaactgAATGCTTCTCAAACAAGAAATTTAGCAGTAAAATCTCCAAAGCTTATAACATATGATATGAAACGCATAAGAAAGAGTACCTTTGCTGTAAAAGAGGAAATGGGTTTTAATGTGCCAGAAATACATCTTATTTTGCTTAAGGCACCACGTGTCTTGATTCGag ccAGGACTGAAGTGGTGAAAACTTTTGATTACCTCCATAATTATATGGAATTGTCACATACTATTATAAGCCAGGAAGCACAGGCTTTATTGTGTAGAAAAAGCAGGCTTGAAAGAAGACATAGATTTTTagtagaattaaaaagaaaccaaTATGATCCTACAAAACCATTATATGTGTCACTATTAAATTTAGTCAGAGGTAGTGATGATGAGTTTTGTGAAAAAGTTGCAAAAGCATCTATTCAAACTTACAATGATTTTCTAAAGActttttaa
- the LOC122573159 gene encoding transcription termination factor 3, mitochondrial isoform X2 has product MMTSRLYTLLHLKPCNVVEIRNFIFQNVSKSSKLFYCSSADAIKDKVTNINDKKVYLSENIKRDSIGYTEKLTNNAFTKRNEDIENNSSVTKVHNELQQLRGTESLVENIYKVNNTLEDIDEELPGPFDHCDEDLSDIGPNITATYNFAKFANDSNTIQQLVKLGVELYKLEANKEILEMFLKLDFERDMKPYIQFLSDCGVNSENLGFFITRYPKIFKENLDDLHTRIRYLRAHNFNIQMIRRIVNIHPPWLAFKTQEIDNRLGYFQNNFQLNASQTRNLAVKSPKLITYDMKRIRKSTFAVKEEMGFNVPEIHLILLKAPRVLIRDVKMFYFNYSQD; this is encoded by the exons atgaTGACTTCACGGTTATATACACTTTTACACTTAAAACCCTGCAATGTCgttgaaattagaaatttcatttttcaaaacgTTTCTAAAAGCTCCAAACTTTTTTATTGCTCTTCAGCTGATGCAATTAAGgataaagtaacaaatattaatgataaaaaagttTACTTATCAGAGAATATTAAACGTGATAGTATAGGTTACACtgagaaattaacaaataatgcatttacaaaaagaaatgaagatatcGAAAACAATAGTAGTGTGACAAAAGTACATAATGAATTGCAACAGTTACGTGGAACTGAATCTTTAGTAGAAAATATCTACAAAGTAAATAATACTTTGGAAGATATAGATGAAGAACTACCAGGACCATTTGATCATTGCGATGAAGATCTGTCTGACATTGGACCTAATATAACAGCAActtataattttgcaaaatttgcaAATGACTCAAATACAATTCAACAATTAGTTAAATTAGGagttgaattatataaattagaagcaaataaagaaatactaGAAATGTTTCTGAAACTTGACTTTGAAAGAGATATGAAACcatacatacaatttttatctgaTTGTGGTGTAAATTCAGAAAATCTTGGATTCTTCATCACCAGATATCCtaagatttttaaagaaaacttGGATGATCTTCATACAAGAATAAGGTATTTGAGAGCTCATAATTTTAACATACAAATGATACGAAGAATAGTAAACATACATCCTCCATGGTTGGCTTTCAAGACACAAGAGATAGATAACAGATTAggttattttcaaaataattttcaactgAATGCTTCTCAAACAAGAAATTTAGCAGTAAAATCTCCAAAGCTTATAACATATGATATGAAACGCATAAGAAAGAGTACCTTTGCTGTAAAAGAGGAAATGGGTTTTAATGTGCCAGAAATACATCTTATTTTGCTTAAGGCACCACGTGTCTTGATTCGag atgtgaaaatgttttattttaattatagccAGGACTGA